In Thauera sp. JM12B12, one DNA window encodes the following:
- a CDS encoding histone deacetylase: MKLYYADHFVLPLPDGHRFPMEKYSLLRARLHASARFDDDDFRVPAAASDAEILRAHDAGYLARVASGTLDAAEVRRIGFPWSEAMVERSRRSAGATLAACRSALAHEGGSACAANLAGGTHHAHRDFGSGFCVFNDAAIAALAMRAEGRAGSIAIIDCDVHQGDGTAAILADVPEVYTCSLHGAKNFPFRKQASDLDVELPDDTGDAAYLAALDAALDTVFTRARPELVIYLAGADPYAGDRLGRLALSIEGLQTRDERVLGACKSAGVAVAVAMAGGYAQPIEDTVTVHFNTVSTAARLFAGRS, from the coding sequence TTGAAGCTCTACTACGCCGATCACTTCGTCCTCCCGCTGCCCGACGGGCACCGTTTTCCGATGGAGAAGTATTCGCTTCTCCGCGCGCGCCTGCACGCCAGCGCGCGCTTCGACGACGATGACTTCCGCGTGCCCGCTGCCGCCAGCGACGCCGAGATCCTGCGCGCCCACGACGCCGGCTATCTGGCGCGCGTCGCCTCCGGCACGCTGGACGCGGCCGAGGTGCGCCGCATCGGCTTTCCGTGGTCAGAAGCAATGGTCGAGCGCTCGCGCCGCTCGGCCGGTGCCACGCTCGCCGCCTGCCGCAGCGCGCTCGCGCACGAAGGCGGCAGCGCCTGCGCCGCCAATCTCGCCGGCGGCACCCACCACGCCCACCGCGACTTCGGCTCGGGCTTCTGCGTCTTCAACGACGCCGCCATCGCCGCGCTGGCGATGCGCGCCGAAGGCCGCGCCGGCAGCATCGCCATCATCGACTGCGACGTGCATCAGGGCGACGGCACCGCCGCCATCCTCGCCGACGTCCCCGAGGTCTACACCTGCAGCCTGCACGGCGCGAAGAACTTCCCCTTCCGCAAGCAGGCGAGCGACCTCGACGTCGAACTGCCCGACGACACCGGCGACGCGGCCTACCTCGCCGCGCTCGACGCGGCGCTCGACACCGTCTTCACCCGCGCCCGCCCCGAGCTGGTGATCTACCTCGCCGGCGCCGACCCCTACGCCGGCGACCGCCTCGGGCGGCTCGCGCTCAGCATCGAGGGCCTGCAGACCCGCGACGAGCGCGTGCTCGGCGCCTGCAAGTCGGCCGGCGTGGCGGTCGCGGTCGCGATGGCGGGCGGCTATGCGCAGCCGATCGAGGACACCGTTACCGTGCATTTCAACACCGTGAGCACCGCGGCGCGCCTCTTCGCCGGGCGCAGCTGA
- a CDS encoding DUF429 domain-containing protein, producing MPPTTPRLLGVDFTSAPRRAKPITVARGRIDGTRVVLDHIARCEDWPAFETVLAEPGPWLGAFDFPFGLPREAVIDLGWPQTWPALVRHCAALGKAGFRAALDTYRATRPVGQRYAHRATDLPARSHSPLKLVNPPVGLMFLEGAPRLLAAGVHVPGMHAGDPLRIAVEAYPGLLARRITTASYKSDERRKQTAERRAARALMVDAITAPRSADTPADARNWLCAPPALRAALIDDASGDLLDATLALLQAASAARAGPPAFGLPATTDPLEGWIVDS from the coding sequence GTGCCACCGACCACGCCTCGCCTGCTCGGCGTCGACTTCACCTCCGCCCCCCGCCGCGCCAAGCCCATCACCGTTGCCCGGGGCCGGATCGACGGCACGCGCGTGGTCCTCGACCACATCGCCCGTTGCGAGGACTGGCCGGCGTTCGAGACCGTGCTCGCGGAGCCGGGCCCGTGGCTGGGGGCTTTCGACTTTCCCTTCGGCCTGCCGCGCGAGGCGGTCATCGACCTCGGCTGGCCGCAGACCTGGCCGGCGCTGGTGCGCCACTGCGCAGCACTCGGCAAGGCCGGCTTTCGCGCCGCGCTCGATACCTACAGGGCGACGCGCCCGGTGGGCCAGCGCTATGCCCACCGCGCCACCGATCTGCCGGCGCGCTCGCACAGCCCCCTGAAGCTGGTCAATCCGCCGGTGGGGCTGATGTTTCTCGAGGGCGCGCCGCGACTGCTCGCTGCCGGCGTGCATGTGCCCGGCATGCACGCGGGCGATCCGCTGCGAATTGCCGTCGAGGCCTACCCCGGACTGCTTGCGCGCCGCATCACGACGGCCTCCTACAAGAGCGACGAGCGCCGCAAGCAGACCGCCGAGCGGCGCGCGGCGCGCGCGCTCATGGTCGATGCGATCACCGCTCCTCGCTCGGCCGATACCCCTGCCGATGCACGCAACTGGCTGTGCGCCCCTCCGGCACTGCGCGCGGCCCTCATCGACGACGCGAGCGGCGATCTGCTCGACGCCACGCTCGCCCTGCTCCAGGCCGCATCCGCCGCGCGCGCCGGCCCGCCCGCGTTCGGACTGCCCGCCACGACAGACCCGCTGGAAGGCTGGATCGTCGACAGCTAG
- a CDS encoding ABC transporter ATP-binding protein: MSALLEAHDIAKRFGGLQALDGVSLSIGSGEIYGLIGPNGAGKTTFFNALTGLYPPDRGRFVFDGAALIPGSPQAAVARGIARTFQNIRLFRELSVLENVMAARHVHTRAGVWSVLAGSAASRSEAQACAERARALLDYVGIGRLAGSLAQQLSYGDQRRLEIARALATEPRLLALDEPAAGMNATETGALRELIERIRANGITVLLIEHDVKLVMGLCDRVAVLDFGRKIAEDAPAVVQRDPRVIEAYLGGGPHGH, from the coding sequence ATGAGCGCGCTCCTCGAAGCCCATGACATCGCCAAGCGCTTCGGCGGCCTGCAGGCGCTCGACGGCGTGTCCTTGAGCATCGGCAGCGGCGAGATCTACGGCCTCATCGGCCCCAATGGCGCCGGGAAGACGACCTTCTTCAACGCGCTTACCGGGCTCTACCCGCCCGATCGGGGCCGCTTCGTATTCGATGGGGCCGCGTTGATTCCGGGCAGCCCGCAGGCTGCCGTTGCGCGCGGGATCGCCCGTACGTTCCAGAACATCCGCCTTTTCCGCGAACTGAGCGTGCTCGAGAACGTCATGGCCGCGCGGCACGTGCACACCCGCGCCGGAGTATGGAGCGTGCTCGCTGGCAGCGCAGCGAGCCGCTCCGAGGCGCAGGCGTGTGCCGAGCGCGCGCGCGCGCTGCTCGACTACGTCGGCATCGGCCGCCTTGCCGGCAGCCTCGCCCAGCAGCTGTCCTACGGGGACCAACGCCGGCTAGAGATCGCCCGCGCCCTTGCCACCGAGCCGCGCCTGCTCGCCCTCGACGAGCCGGCCGCCGGCATGAACGCGACCGAGACCGGCGCGCTCCGCGAACTCATCGAGCGCATCCGGGCCAACGGCATCACCGTGCTGCTGATCGAGCACGACGTGAAGCTGGTCATGGGATTGTGCGACCGCGTCGCGGTGCTCGACTTCGGCCGCAAGATCGCCGAGGACGCCCCCGCCGTTGTCCAGCGGGACCCCCGGGTCATCGAAGCCTACCTGGGAGGCGGCCCCCATGGGCACTGA
- a CDS encoding ABC transporter ATP-binding protein, with the protein MGTDQAPSPLLQIRNLHVAYNGVRAVRGIDLELGAGELVCLIGANGAGKTSTLHALAGIQPLAGEIRYAGARIDALPAHERVRRGIALVPEGRGIFARLTVEENLRMGAYSRSDRAGVTADLERVHALLPRMRERLHQVAGTLSGGEQQMLAIGRALLSRPRLLLLDEPSMGLAPRMVEKVFTVIQDIAREGVALLLVEQNARLALELAARGYVMDTGRIVLAGRGADLLADPRVRAAYLGEAP; encoded by the coding sequence ATGGGCACTGATCAGGCGCCGTCGCCCCTGCTGCAGATCCGCAACCTGCACGTCGCCTACAACGGGGTGCGCGCGGTACGCGGCATCGACCTCGAACTGGGCGCGGGCGAACTGGTCTGCCTGATCGGCGCCAACGGAGCAGGCAAGACGAGCACGCTGCACGCGCTGGCCGGCATCCAGCCGCTCGCCGGCGAGATCCGCTACGCCGGCGCGCGCATCGACGCGCTGCCCGCCCACGAGCGCGTGCGCCGCGGCATCGCGCTGGTGCCGGAAGGCCGCGGCATCTTCGCCCGCCTCACGGTCGAGGAAAACCTGCGCATGGGCGCGTACAGCCGCAGCGACCGCGCCGGCGTAACGGCCGATCTCGAGCGCGTGCATGCGCTGTTGCCGCGCATGCGCGAACGCCTGCATCAGGTCGCCGGTACGCTCTCGGGCGGCGAGCAGCAGATGCTGGCCATTGGACGTGCCCTGCTGTCGCGTCCGCGCCTGCTGCTGCTGGACGAACCCTCGATGGGTCTGGCACCGCGGATGGTGGAAAAGGTGTTCACCGTCATCCAGGACATCGCCCGCGAGGGCGTCGCGCTGCTGCTCGTCGAGCAGAACGCGCGCCTTGCGCTGGAGCTCGCCGCGCGCGGCTATGTGATGGACACCGGCCGCATCGTCCTCGCCGGACGCGGCGCCGACCTGCTCGCAGACCCGCGCGTGCGCGCGGCGTACCTCGGCGAGGCGCCCTGA
- a CDS encoding CIA30 family protein encodes MPETLFHFDRPETVVAWSAIDDRVMGGLSRSALRFDPAGHAVFGGQVSPDNNGGFASVRASVSPPLASDIDAIELVVRGDGHRYKLNLRTDRGFDGVNYQAAFEPPAGRWVTLLLMIDAFQSSWRGRAVPDAPRLRGARIEQVGLMIADRQFGAFALAVGAIRARRAGARDEAPG; translated from the coding sequence ATGCCCGAAACGCTATTCCACTTCGACCGCCCCGAAACGGTGGTCGCCTGGTCCGCCATCGACGACCGCGTCATGGGCGGCCTCTCCCGCAGCGCGCTGCGCTTCGATCCGGCCGGCCACGCCGTGTTCGGCGGGCAGGTCTCGCCAGACAACAACGGCGGCTTCGCCTCGGTGCGCGCATCGGTTTCACCGCCGCTGGCCTCGGACATCGACGCGATCGAACTCGTCGTGCGCGGCGATGGCCACCGCTACAAGCTCAACCTGCGTACGGACCGCGGCTTCGATGGCGTCAATTACCAGGCCGCGTTCGAGCCACCTGCCGGACGGTGGGTCACGCTGCTCTTGATGATCGATGCTTTCCAGTCGAGCTGGCGCGGTCGAGCCGTGCCCGACGCACCGCGCTTGCGCGGCGCGCGTATCGAACAGGTCGGGCTGATGATTGCCGACCGACAGTTCGGAGCCTTCGCGCTTGCCGTTGGCGCGATCCGCGCGCGAAGGGCTGGCGCGCGCGACGAGGCGCCTGGATGA
- a CDS encoding TetR/AcrR family transcriptional regulator — MTTRHTDTRQHILCIGKQIIAAKGFSSVGLAELLQASEVPKGSFYHYFKSKELFGQALLEDYFTDYLAELDTLMQTPALSGRDRLLRYFEQWRTTQADDCDEQKCLVVKLSAEVSDLSEPMRLTLRDGTERVIARLAQCVADAVEDGSLAAVEPLSTARTLYSLWLGANLLAKLHRNAEPLEQAWTASLHLLAA, encoded by the coding sequence ATGACGACCCGCCATACCGACACCCGCCAGCACATTCTCTGTATCGGCAAGCAGATCATCGCGGCCAAGGGTTTTTCCAGCGTCGGCCTCGCCGAGCTGCTGCAGGCGTCCGAAGTGCCGAAGGGCTCGTTCTATCACTACTTCAAGTCGAAGGAGCTCTTCGGCCAGGCGCTGCTCGAGGACTACTTCACCGACTATCTCGCCGAGCTCGACACGCTGATGCAGACGCCCGCCCTGTCGGGCCGGGATCGTCTGCTGCGCTATTTCGAGCAGTGGCGCACGACCCAGGCGGACGATTGCGACGAGCAGAAATGCCTGGTGGTCAAGCTCAGCGCCGAGGTCTCGGACCTGTCCGAGCCGATGCGGCTGACGCTGCGCGACGGCACCGAGCGCGTCATCGCGCGCTTGGCGCAGTGCGTGGCGGACGCTGTCGAGGACGGCTCGCTCGCGGCGGTCGAGCCGCTTTCCACGGCGCGCACGCTCTATTCGCTGTGGCTGGGCGCCAACCTGCTCGCCAAGCTCCACCGCAACGCCGAACCGCTCGAGCAGGCGTGGACGGCGAGCCTGCACCTGCTGGCGGCCTGA
- a CDS encoding iron-containing alcohol dehydrogenase — protein sequence MLNFDFYNPTRVVFGEGTIARLDELVPADARVLVLYGGGSAERNGTLAEVEAALGQRSVQRFGGIEPNPSYETLMKAVEQIRREGLDFLLAVGGGSVIDGTKFVAAAVGHAGDPWEILQTRGKSVSSALPLGCVLTLPATGSEMNCASVVTRRSLNAKIGFFSRHVFPRFSVLDPVKTYTLPPRQIANGVVDAFVHVAEQYLTYPVSAAVQDRYAESLLQTLIEVGPQALATPQDYDVRANLMWAATQALSGPVGAGVPQDWATHMIGHEITALHGLDHAQTLAIVLPALLAERRAPKRAKLLQYAARVWNIRDGDEDARIDAAIARTREFFESLGVRTRLSGYGIGAEAIDALVAQLEAHGMTAIGEHRDLDLATSRRILEACL from the coding sequence ATGCTGAACTTCGACTTCTACAACCCCACCCGCGTCGTCTTCGGCGAGGGCACCATCGCCCGCCTGGACGAGCTCGTGCCCGCCGATGCGCGCGTGCTGGTGCTCTACGGCGGCGGCAGCGCCGAACGCAACGGCACGCTGGCCGAGGTCGAGGCCGCGCTCGGGCAGCGCAGCGTGCAGCGCTTCGGCGGCATCGAGCCCAACCCGAGCTACGAGACCCTGATGAAGGCCGTCGAGCAGATCCGCCGCGAGGGCCTCGACTTCCTGCTCGCGGTGGGAGGCGGCTCGGTGATCGATGGCACCAAATTCGTCGCCGCAGCGGTCGGGCACGCGGGCGACCCGTGGGAGATCCTGCAGACGCGAGGCAAGAGCGTCTCCAGCGCCCTGCCCCTCGGCTGCGTGCTCACCCTGCCCGCGACCGGCTCCGAGATGAACTGCGCCTCGGTCGTCACGCGCAGGTCCCTCAACGCCAAGATCGGCTTCTTCAGCCGGCATGTGTTCCCGCGCTTCTCGGTACTCGACCCGGTGAAGACGTACACCCTGCCGCCGCGCCAGATCGCCAACGGCGTGGTCGACGCCTTCGTGCACGTCGCCGAGCAGTACCTCACCTACCCGGTGAGCGCAGCGGTGCAGGACCGCTACGCCGAGAGCCTGCTGCAGACCCTGATCGAGGTCGGCCCGCAGGCGCTGGCCACGCCGCAGGACTACGACGTGCGCGCCAACCTGATGTGGGCGGCGACGCAGGCGCTCAGCGGCCCGGTCGGCGCAGGCGTGCCGCAGGACTGGGCGACGCACATGATCGGCCACGAGATCACCGCGCTACACGGCCTGGACCACGCCCAGACGCTGGCGATCGTACTGCCCGCCCTGCTCGCCGAGCGCCGGGCGCCCAAGCGCGCGAAGCTGCTGCAGTACGCCGCGCGGGTGTGGAACATCCGCGACGGCGACGAGGACGCACGCATCGATGCCGCGATCGCGCGCACGCGTGAATTCTTCGAGTCGCTCGGGGTGAGGACGCGGCTATCGGGCTACGGCATCGGTGCCGAAGCGATCGACGCGCTGGTCGCCCAGCTCGAGGCCCACGGCATGACCGCGATCGGCGAACACCGCGACCTCGACCTCGCCACCAGCCGCCGCATCCTCGAAGCCTGCCTCTGA
- a CDS encoding NADH:flavin oxidoreductase/NADH oxidase, whose product MTALFEPFKLKDLTLRNRIVVPPMCQYMATDGVVNDWHRVHYPAIARGGAGLVIVEATAVSPEGRITPNCTGLWNNTQAEALAPIAASIKAAGAVPGIQIGHAGRKASANRPWEGDDHIAADDARGWPTISPSATAFGANLPKVPRAMTVDDIARVRADFVAAARRAREAGFEWLELHFAHGYLGQSFFSVHANQRDDAYGGSFDNRSRFLLETLQAVRKVWPEHLPLTARFGVIEYDGRDEETLAESIELARNFRREGLDLLSVSVGFSTLAAKVPWGPAFLAPIAERVRREADLPVAAAWGIDNPAIADACVRDGQLDLVMVGRAHLANPHWPMQAARALGVERPTWVLPAPYAHWLERYSAR is encoded by the coding sequence ATGACCGCACTTTTCGAGCCCTTCAAGCTCAAGGACCTCACCCTGCGCAACCGCATCGTCGTGCCGCCGATGTGCCAGTACATGGCCACCGACGGTGTGGTCAATGACTGGCACCGGGTGCACTACCCCGCGATCGCGCGCGGCGGCGCCGGCCTGGTCATCGTCGAGGCCACCGCGGTGTCGCCCGAAGGCCGCATCACGCCCAACTGCACCGGGCTGTGGAACAACACCCAGGCCGAGGCGCTGGCGCCGATCGCCGCCTCGATCAAGGCCGCGGGCGCCGTGCCCGGCATCCAGATCGGCCACGCCGGCCGCAAGGCCAGCGCCAACCGGCCGTGGGAGGGCGACGACCACATCGCCGCCGACGATGCGCGCGGCTGGCCGACGATCTCGCCCTCGGCGACGGCCTTCGGCGCCAACCTGCCCAAGGTCCCGCGCGCGATGACGGTGGACGACATCGCCCGCGTGCGCGCGGACTTCGTCGCCGCCGCCCGGCGCGCGCGCGAGGCCGGCTTCGAGTGGCTGGAGCTGCACTTTGCGCACGGCTATCTCGGCCAGAGCTTCTTCTCGGTGCATGCCAACCAGCGCGACGACGCATACGGCGGCAGCTTCGACAACCGCAGCCGCTTCCTACTCGAGACCCTGCAGGCGGTGCGCAAGGTGTGGCCGGAGCACCTGCCGCTGACCGCGCGCTTCGGCGTCATCGAGTACGACGGCCGCGACGAGGAGACGCTGGCCGAGTCGATCGAGCTCGCGCGCAACTTCAGGCGCGAGGGCCTGGATCTGCTCAGCGTCAGCGTGGGCTTCTCCACCCTCGCGGCCAAGGTGCCCTGGGGCCCGGCCTTCCTCGCCCCGATCGCCGAGCGCGTGCGTCGGGAGGCCGACCTGCCGGTGGCTGCGGCCTGGGGCATCGACAACCCGGCGATCGCCGACGCCTGCGTGCGCGACGGCCAGCTCGACCTGGTGATGGTCGGCCGCGCCCACCTCGCCAACCCCCACTGGCCGATGCAGGCTGCACGCGCGCTCGGCGTCGAGCGCCCGACCTGGGTGCTGCCGGCCCCGTATGCACACTGGCTGGAGCGCTATTCTGCGCGCTGA
- a CDS encoding PadR family transcriptional regulator: MSLAHALLTSLLEQPSSGYDLARRFDKSIGHFWQATHQQIYRELGRMENAGWIQSEPDPEAGRTRKRTYLVLPAGRDELMRWAAEAAPLPELRDEFMVRLRADAVIGPLGLLPELQRRRARHADKLRAYRAIEARDFPAGGESTRQRRIHHLILKAGIQYEQGWIAWYDEAVKTLSEV; this comes from the coding sequence ATGTCGCTCGCTCACGCCCTGCTCACCTCGCTGCTCGAACAACCCTCGTCCGGCTACGACCTGGCGCGGCGCTTCGACAAGTCCATCGGTCACTTCTGGCAGGCCACGCACCAGCAGATCTACCGAGAGCTCGGCCGCATGGAAAATGCAGGCTGGATCCAATCCGAGCCCGATCCCGAAGCCGGCCGCACACGCAAGCGCACCTACCTCGTGCTGCCCGCCGGGCGCGACGAGCTGATGCGCTGGGCGGCGGAGGCTGCGCCCCTGCCCGAGCTGCGTGACGAGTTCATGGTGCGCCTGCGCGCCGATGCGGTCATCGGACCGCTTGGCCTGCTGCCAGAGCTCCAGCGCCGCCGCGCACGCCACGCCGACAAGCTGCGCGCCTACCGCGCCATCGAGGCGCGCGACTTTCCGGCCGGCGGTGAATCCACCCGACAGCGCCGCATCCACCACCTGATCCTCAAGGCCGGCATCCAGTACGAACAGGGCTGGATCGCCTGGTACGACGAGGCGGTGAAAACACTCTCGGAAGTGTAA
- a CDS encoding crotonase/enoyl-CoA hydratase family protein, translated as MATYPNLFRPLDLGFTTLPNRFLMGSMHVGLEEAEGGFERMAAFYAERVRGGVGLIVTGGIAPNLEGRPWSGGATLTTAEEAARHRVITDAVHREGGKIAMQILHFGRYAYHPELVAPSPIQAPISPFAPRELSGDDVERTIEDFVRCAELAREGGYDGVEIMGSEGYLINEFIVAHTNKRTDEWGGAYANRIRFATEIVRRTRERLGREFIIIFRLSLLDLVEDGSTFEEVVQLAQAIEAAGATLINSGIGWHEARIPTIATCVPRAGFAWVTQKLKDHVGIPLIATNRINTPEVAEAILAEEKADMVSMARPFLADPDFVRKAAEGRGADINTCIACNQACLDHTFNGKITSCLVNPRACHETELVIEPTTTPRSIAVVGAGPAGLAFATTAAERGHRVTLFEAGERIGGQFNIAMQIPGKEEFAETLRYFGRRIEQTGVVLKLNTRVTAAELAGRFDEVVLATGIVPRVPDIEGVDHPKVLGYLDVLRDRKPVGRRIAILGAGGIGFDVAEYLSHEGISPSLAPEKFYAEWGIDARYVRRGGLMRPQRENAPREIVLLQRKTSKVGEGLGKTTGWIHRTALKNRGVQMIAGATYHRIDDAGLHVTIGGKDEVLVVDNVILCTGQEPRRELQAALLEAGMRVHLIGGADVAAELDAKRAIKQGVELAARIEMTQTAPALVPGQLPASATIAGIPLPQFDTLRITLDGQVAIVTLNRPDKANAMNLQMWHDIRSAMQWVDRTPAVRVAMLHGAGDNFCSGIDLQMMMSILPTVKDACEARTRENLRNLILDLQDTLTSLERCRKPVLAAIHGACVGGGVDLIACADMRYCAADAKFSVKEIDLGMVADVGSLQRLPRLIGDGMVRELAYTARKVDGAEAARIGLVNRVFATGEALMEGVMQIAHSIAAKSPLAIRGTKDALNYARDHSTADGLDRVATWNAAMLMSEDLQAAIRAGMTRQAPKFRD; from the coding sequence ATGGCCACCTATCCGAACCTGTTCCGCCCCCTGGACCTCGGCTTCACCACCCTGCCCAACCGCTTCCTGATGGGCTCGATGCATGTCGGTCTGGAAGAGGCCGAAGGGGGCTTCGAACGCATGGCGGCCTTCTACGCCGAGCGGGTGCGCGGCGGCGTCGGACTCATCGTCACCGGCGGCATCGCCCCCAACCTCGAGGGCCGGCCATGGAGCGGCGGCGCCACCCTGACCACCGCGGAGGAAGCCGCCCGCCACCGCGTGATCACCGACGCGGTGCATCGCGAGGGCGGAAAGATCGCCATGCAGATCCTGCACTTCGGCCGCTACGCCTACCACCCCGAGCTGGTTGCGCCCAGCCCGATCCAGGCACCCATCTCACCGTTCGCGCCGCGCGAGCTTTCTGGCGACGACGTCGAGCGCACGATCGAGGACTTCGTGCGCTGCGCCGAACTCGCCCGCGAAGGCGGCTACGACGGCGTCGAGATCATGGGTTCCGAGGGCTACCTGATCAACGAGTTCATCGTCGCCCACACCAACAAGCGCACGGACGAATGGGGCGGCGCCTACGCCAACCGCATCCGCTTCGCCACCGAGATCGTGCGCCGTACGCGCGAGCGCCTCGGGCGCGAGTTCATCATCATCTTTCGCCTGTCGCTCCTCGACCTGGTCGAGGACGGCTCCACCTTCGAGGAGGTGGTGCAGCTCGCGCAGGCGATCGAGGCCGCCGGCGCCACGCTGATCAACAGCGGTATCGGCTGGCACGAGGCGCGCATCCCGACCATCGCCACCTGCGTGCCGCGCGCCGGCTTCGCCTGGGTGACGCAGAAGCTCAAGGACCACGTCGGCATCCCGCTGATCGCCACCAACCGCATCAACACGCCCGAGGTCGCAGAGGCCATCCTCGCCGAGGAGAAGGCCGACATGGTGTCGATGGCGCGGCCCTTCCTCGCCGATCCGGACTTCGTGCGCAAGGCGGCCGAAGGACGCGGTGCCGACATCAACACCTGCATCGCCTGCAACCAGGCCTGCCTGGACCACACCTTCAACGGCAAGATCACCTCCTGCCTGGTGAACCCGCGCGCCTGCCATGAGACCGAGCTGGTGATCGAGCCGACCACCACGCCGCGCAGCATCGCGGTGGTCGGCGCCGGCCCGGCGGGTCTGGCCTTCGCCACCACTGCCGCGGAGCGCGGCCACAGGGTCACGCTGTTCGAAGCGGGCGAGCGCATCGGTGGGCAGTTCAATATCGCGATGCAGATCCCGGGCAAGGAGGAGTTCGCCGAGACCCTGCGCTACTTCGGCCGCCGCATCGAGCAGACCGGGGTGGTGCTCAAGCTCAACACCCGCGTGACGGCTGCCGAGCTCGCCGGCCGGTTCGACGAGGTCGTGCTCGCCACCGGCATCGTGCCGCGCGTGCCCGACATCGAGGGCGTGGATCACCCCAAGGTGCTCGGCTACCTCGACGTGCTGCGCGACAGGAAGCCGGTCGGTCGCCGCATCGCGATCCTCGGCGCCGGCGGCATCGGCTTCGACGTCGCGGAATACCTCAGCCACGAGGGCATCAGCCCCAGCCTGGCGCCGGAAAAGTTCTACGCCGAATGGGGCATCGACGCGCGCTACGTGCGCCGCGGCGGCCTGATGCGTCCGCAGCGCGAGAACGCGCCGCGCGAGATCGTTCTGCTGCAACGCAAGACCAGCAAGGTCGGCGAGGGCCTGGGTAAGACCACTGGCTGGATCCATCGCACCGCGCTGAAGAACCGCGGCGTGCAGATGATCGCGGGCGCCACCTACCATCGCATCGACGACGCCGGCCTGCATGTGACGATCGGCGGCAAGGACGAGGTCCTCGTGGTCGACAACGTGATCCTGTGCACCGGCCAGGAGCCACGCCGCGAGTTGCAGGCTGCGCTGCTCGAGGCCGGCATGCGGGTGCATCTGATCGGCGGCGCGGACGTTGCCGCCGAACTGGATGCCAAGCGTGCGATCAAGCAGGGCGTCGAGCTCGCCGCGCGTATCGAGATGACGCAGACCGCGCCGGCCCTCGTCCCGGGTCAACTCCCCGCCTCGGCGACCATCGCCGGCATCCCGCTGCCGCAGTTCGACACCCTGCGCATCACGCTGGACGGCCAGGTCGCCATCGTCACCCTGAACCGCCCCGACAAGGCCAACGCGATGAACCTGCAGATGTGGCACGACATCCGCAGCGCGATGCAGTGGGTGGACCGCACGCCCGCCGTGCGCGTGGCGATGCTGCACGGCGCCGGCGACAACTTCTGCTCCGGCATCGACCTGCAGATGATGATGAGCATCCTGCCCACCGTGAAGGACGCCTGCGAGGCGCGCACGCGCGAGAACCTGCGCAACCTGATCCTCGACCTGCAGGACACGCTCACCAGCCTGGAACGCTGCCGCAAGCCGGTGCTCGCCGCGATCCATGGCGCCTGCGTCGGCGGCGGCGTGGACCTGATCGCCTGTGCCGACATGCGCTACTGCGCCGCGGACGCGAAGTTCTCGGTCAAGGAAATCGACCTCGGCATGGTCGCCGACGTCGGCAGCCTGCAACGCCTGCCCCGCCTGATCGGCGACGGCATGGTGCGCGAGCTCGCCTACACAGCACGCAAGGTGGACGGCGCGGAGGCCGCGCGCATCGGCCTGGTGAACCGAGTCTTCGCTACTGGCGAAGCGCTGATGGAGGGCGTGATGCAGATTGCCCACAGCATCGCCGCCAAGTCGCCGCTGGCCATTCGCGGCACCAAGGACGCGCTCAACTACGCCCGCGACCACAGCACCGCGGACGGCCTCGACCGCGTCGCCACCTGGAACGCGGCGATGCTGATGTCGGAGGACCTGCAGGCAGCGATCCGCGCCGGGATGACGCGGCAGGCGCCGAAGTTCAGGGACTGA